The genome window TCACGTCCGTTGTCTTTTCAGACATCAATCGCCAAGTTGGAAATATTCTGAGTTCTACAAATCTGAAAATAGAGGAAAATCAGAATGGAGGATTTAATGGCGTTTTCAGAATTATAAAACTTCAAAAACCCTCAGAATTCATAGAGATGTCATCTGATTAAAACAATAGAGGTACAAAGATTGTATTATAAATTGTAAGCTTAAGATTTTTAAACTAATAACTTTTTAACTACACTAACAATGGTTGTAAAACTTAAAGAGTGCCTTGTTAAGGGAAACAGCACTTCGGAATTTGAATACCTATTAAAATTTGATCTTGAAATGGGTGGTTTTCTTCTATCTGAACAATTGGGGGAAGAATTCACTACTTATCTTACAAGACCTAATAAACTCCAATACGATAAAGAAAATAGATTATTACATATCGGTAAAGCTTCATTTGTTGAGTTTATGGCCTATGGAGATGCCATAGATGTACGATTGGTTTTCAACAAAACAGAATATAGTGCAAACAAAGCCAAAACCGTTATTCAAGAAATATATGATAAAATGGATCTGATGGTTAAAAAGACATTGAGCGATCCATGGTTAAGAAGTTTCAGCTTTTGGAAACCTTCTCCTGAAATGGAACCTAGTAATGCTTAACGTAAGAAGAGTTAGTCAAATACACAGACTAGCTCTTTTTTATTGGTTTGAATCTGTAAACATTTCTAATTTTAATAGCTTATACCTCTAAACAAATTCATACCCAAAATATGAGTAAAGCTATTAACCTCGTTTTTCCTCATCAACTCTTTCAAGAAAGTCCATTATTGAAAAATGGAAATGTAATTTACCTTATTGAAGAGTTTCTTTTTTTTAGACAATACTCATTTCATAAACAAAAACTAGCCTTTCACCGAGCTAGTATGAAAGCCTACCAAAGCTATTTGGAAAAGAAAGGCATAAACATAGTATATATTGAGGCTCATGAAAAGCGATCTGATATAAGGGTTTTACTCTCTGAGCTTACTGATGTTTCAGAAATTCATATCCTCAATCCCGTAGATGATTGGTTAGAAAAACGAATTCAAAAATGTAGTCAAGGAAAGAAAATAGTTTTCTACGATAATCCATCTTTTCTAAATACAGAAGAAGAGCTTTCCGCTTTTTTTAGAGCTGATAAGAAGTCTTTTTTCCAAACAACGTTTTACAAACAAGAGCGAAAGAAAAGAGGTATTCTCATAGATGATACACAAAATCCTGTTGGTGGAAAATGGACTTACGATCAAGATAACCGAAAGAAATATCCGAAAGGCAAAACACCACCTGCCGTAGAATTCCCAAAGACCTCAGAATTATGGAAAGACGCTGTCAATTATATTCAAAAACACTTCGATAATAATTTAGGAAAACTCACAGACAGCCCTCTTTATCCTCTCACTTTTCAAGAATCTCAAAACTGGCTTAAACAATTCTTAGCTACACGTTTTCATGAATTCGGAATTTATGAAGATGCAATCGTTAAGGATGAATCTACTCTCAATCACAGCATACTTTCTCCCCTCATCAATACAGGTTTGATTTTGCCACAAGATATCATTGAGCAAAGTTTAGCCTATGCTGAAACAAATGAAATCCCTCTAAACTCTACCGAAGGATTTATCCGTCAGATTATTGGATGGCGAGAGTTTATAAGAGGAATGTATATCTGTAAAGGAGTTGAATCTAGAACTAAGAATTATTGGGGATTTTCAAGAAAAATTCCACAAAGCTTCTACGATGCTACTACTGGAATTGCGCCTATTGATCATACAATTAAGAAAGTACTCGAAACAGGCTACTGTCATCATATTGAACGTTTGATGATTTTAGGCAATTTCATGTTACTCTGCGAATTTGATCCCAATGAAGTTTACAGATGGTTCATGGAGTTATTTATAGATGCTTATGATTGGGTGATGGTTCCAAATGTCTATGGCATGAGTCAGTTTGCAGATGGAGGACTGTTTGCTACAAAACCTTACATCGGAGGATCAAATTACATTCGTAAAATGAGTGACTATCCGAAAGGAGATTGGGAACCGATATGGGATGGACTTTTCTGGCGATTTATTCACCATCATCAAGAAGTTTTCAGTAAAAATCAGCGAATGTCTATGCTTTATCATTCACTTTTAAGAATGGATGAGGGAAAGAGAGCTATTCACTTACAAAATGCTGAAGCATTCCTTAATTCATTAGATCAATGATTAACTTCCCTAACAGATTCATTTGATGTAACATTGATAATAAATCCCCTCTATTTTAATAATTTCTCCCCCATCAATCTTTTTCTAGTCTAAAATCAAAAGGCTGTCTAGTAAGGATTCAATTATCAGAATGAAGCAACAATCATAGAACACTGGTTTACAGGCTATATACAAATTATTCTTCACAATAATTTCTCACTCAAATACCTTTTGTACAGTTGAACAATTTTAGCCTCTTAAAAAATTACTGTTTTGTACATTTTTAGTCTATTACCATAACTTGACTTTAAATGTATCTGTAACAATTATTACTTCAAGAATATCAGACCGAATTAAAAAGCTTTACCGATACCTTTTCTCTAAAGGATATCTAAAAGGAGCTGTTTTCGCTACCTCAAGACCTTGAAGAATCATAAAACAAAAAGGATATGTTACAGAAAAATATTTTTTGGCTTTGCTTGATCATAACTTTTACCTCAACGATTACCAAAGCTCAAACTATTGCAATTGATGTCAATTTGAATGTCAATCATAAGATTGGAACATCCACAGATTTTGAGCGAGATAAGTTCATAACAATACATGCAGATATAGATGATAGAGATTGGTATGACGCTGAAAACTTCACAGACAATCTCATTGATCAATTCTTAAATGGTTATGATGTATATATGGGTAGAAATACTGGAGGTGTACAGTGGATTATGAATGGTGTCATGCGTGAAGACCCTAACCGTCCTGGCTATGCCGATGTCACTCATATTGAATCTGAAGGTTTAAAAAGAAGAAATAATTACGCGAGTAACAATACCTATCATGCTTATGAGCATAGGAATAATAAAATCTTATGTACACAATTACATCCATTTTACCCTGATGGCAAAAAGACAAATAAAGGATGGGCATTTTCTCAAACAGATACTGAAGAAGAGCCTTTAGGTACAGCAAGTGGTGAATTCTATGCACACTATATCAATAACTTTTTTGGGACAGGCGGAAACACTGGACAACCAGCACCTACTTATGTAGAAATTACCAATGAACCGCTTTGGGATCTTTACAATGAGATTGATAATGCATTCAAATTTCATAGAACTGTGGCACAACAAATCAAAAAGATAAGTCCAAATACTAAAATTGGAGGATTCTGTACCGCATTTCCAAACTTAGAAGAAGACAATTTCCAACGTTGGGAAAACAGATGGAAAAAATTCATGGATACTTCGGGTGATTTAATGGACTCGTGGGCTATTCATTTATATGATTTCCCAGCAATTGGCGGAAAAAAGAAACTGAGACGAGGCAGTAATGTAGAGGCTACTTTTGATATGATGGAACAATACAGTACGATGCTTTTTGGAGAGGTAAAACCTTTCCTCATCACTGAATTTGGAGCTTCTTCTCATGACTACAAAGGTACTTGGTCGCCTTATCTAGATTACTTGCACAATACGGCTGCAAACGCATTGGTAATGCAATTCATGGAACGTGCCAATAATATCGGAACAGCTATCAACTATACGATGTTGAAAGCAACTTGGGGAAGTCCTTCAGTAGACAATGTATGGAGTGCGAGATTATTACGCCGTAAGGATGAACCTGTAAGCCTAACAGGTGAATGGGTTTACTCAGATAGAGTACATTTCTACCAACTATGGTCAGATGTAAAAGGAACAAGGGTCGATGCCTTCCAACATAATTTAGATATTCTCACAGATGCCTATGTTGATGGAGATAAAGCATATGTAATTATGAACAACTTGGCTTGGGAAGACAAAAACGTAAAAATCAATTTATTTGAAGATGCTGGACTTTCTATAAATACGCTCAAAAAAAAGCACTACAGATTAGATGATACGAATGCTTCCGCTGACAAAAATGGTGGAAAATTAGAGACGATTAATTACTCATCTGATATTCCTGAAACATTTATAATTGGAGCAGAAGGTACTATGATTTTAGAATATACGTTCTCAGGTCAGATTGCTATAACAGATACTTCTCAAGAAATAAAGCATTATGCCCAAGAATACTACAAACCGATCAAAGCAAATACAGCTGAAGTATTCCATATTAATGGAGTGACTATTGGGACTTATGGGGAAGCAATGCTCAGATTAGGCTTAGGTCGAGCACATAACAAATCGTTACGTCCTTCAATTCAGTTCAACGGTACGGACTTAGAAGTTCCTGAGAACTTTAGAGGGGATGAACAAGTAGATAGAGATACCTTCTTTGGCGTGCTAGAAATACCTGTTCCTTACGAATTGCTAGAAAGTAGTAACACAGTAAGCGTAACATTCCCCGATTCTGACGGCCATATTAGTTCAGTAGCCATGCAGGCTTACGAATTTTCTAAAGCACTTGGAAGAAGTACAGAAGATCAAGGTGGTGAAGATGAAAACATAACTAGTACTGATGGCAAATTGGGCAAAGTCAATGTTTATCCGAACCCTGCCGACTCTTACGTTATTTTTGATGTATCGGGTGAAGCAGAATTTTCTCTTCAGATATTTAATCTTATGGGACAAAAAGTATTAAGCGATCAAGCTTACAGTGGAAAACAAATAGATACTAGCGGTTTAAAAAATGGCGTATATTTCTATAATATCCATTTAGGAGATACAGTTTTGAAAGGAACTTTTGTCATTTCATAGGATTACACTCTATTTTCTAGTTTAAAAAAATGGCTCATATGATCTGAAATACAGTAATATGAGCCATTATTTATAATTGAGTAAATCTTCTGATTAGAGCCTAATCAATAACATTCCATGTTTTCGGAGTGTTTGCCACAAATGTCCATTGATAAACCGATTAAAGTCAGGGTGAACGTGTTGTAAATAGCTGTTCGCTAAATCCTGTAATTTAAGACTTTCTTCACTTCTGATATCAAAAGCTTCAAAATGATCTAACAACCACTCCGCTTCTTTTGCCGAAGTTTTTACTTCAAACCCACCTTGTCGATCTGCAAAATAGAGATGTGCTTTACGCTCTTTTTTTCCTTTTCTATTGAGTGTGAAATACTCTACCTCTGGCATTTTCCCTAAGAAAATAACCGTATGGTCAATCTTAGATACATCCTTCTTAAGCGGCTTACTGATTGCCTCTTCAATTAGGAATGGAGGATGAGTTGTTTCTTCCGTTTCAAAATCGAACCACTCATTAACAGGCCAGTCCAAACAAAGTCCATGCATATAGTTAAATATTGCCTTGTTCAATCCCTCAGTAAACATATCATGGTCGCAGCCTTCTGGGTCTTCATGCCAAAGATCATTTTCTGCAAAGCCTTCAAATTCTGGCCCTACACGCACTACACCATATTCTTCTGGGTTCTTTCCAACAGGACTATGTGCTGTCATTGAGAATCTGTGCCAAAAGCCCGACTGAATAATGTTATGTTCAAACAACTGACGAACAACTTCTAAAGAATCAATTGTTTCTTGTTCAGTTTGTGTCGGGAATCCATACATCAGATAGGCATGTACCATAATCCCTGCCTCAGTAAATCCTTTGTTGACTTGCGCAACTTGCTCAATTGAAACCCCTTTCTTCATTTTATTCAACAAACGATCTGAAGCTACTTCCAATCCTCCAGAAACGGCTATACATCCAGATTTTGCTAATAGCTGACACAAATCTGGAGTAAATGTTTTCTCAAAACGAATATTTGTCCACCAAGTGATATGCACTCTTCTTTTGATTAACTCCAAAGCCAAATCTCGAAGAACCAATGGCGGTGCAGCTTCGTCTACAAAGTGGAATCCTGTCTGCCCTGTTTGTTCAATAACACCTTCAATTCTATCCACCAATTGTTCGGCAGGGGCTGCGTCATAACGGCTGATGTAATCTAAAGTAACATCACAGAAAGTACATTTTTTCCAATAACAACCATGTGCTAAAGTCAGCTTATTCCATCGTCCATCAGACCAAAGTCTGTGCATTGGGTTTACCACCTCAATAATTGAAAGGTAGCTATCCAATGGTAATCCTTCATAATTTGGAACACCGACTTCTGTATGTGGAATATGAGGACCTTGAGAAGTATTGATATATTCAACGGCATGATCTCTTCTCACGAAGGTGCGTTGCAGTTGATCTATTTCAATTTCTCCTTTAAAATATTTTGTCAATTGGAGTAATGGACCTTCGCCATCATCCAATGTGATGAAATCTATATAATCAAAAACTCTTGGGTCTTCCAAGCTGCGTAGTTCCGTATTCGGAAAACCGCCACCCATTATCACTTTAATGTCTGGGTAATATTGCTTGAGGTATTGACCACATTTGAAAGCACCGTATAAATTACCCGGGAATGGCACTGAGAATGCCACTACATCAGGTTCAACTTCTTCAATATACTCTTCAAGAATAGAGAGTAATGCGAGGTCAAGGAAAGAAACAGGTTCTTCCAAAGCTTCTTGCATTTCATCAAAAGAAGATGCTGATCGACCTAACTTTTCGGCGTATCTGCTAAATCCAAAATAAGGACTGATCGCTTCTTTGATCAAATCGCCTAAATCTTCGATATATAGCGTAGCCAAATGACGTGCATGGTCTTGAATACCCATAGTTCCGAATGCCCAATCCAATTCTTGCAATTGGTCAAAACGGCTCCCCTGCGGAAGAAAATCAGTATTACAAATGCTATGTGCTAAAGTTGAGTTTTTGTTCTGAAGAAAAGCAATCACTGCATCAATCGTACTGATATAATCTTCCTCCAAAGCCAAAACTCTTAAGCTTGCCTCTGAAAGATATTCTGCCTGTCTTGCTTCCTCAAACACCTGAATAAGACCTTCTCGATTGAAAATTCTCAAAATCAAGTCTATTCCCAAGTCTCCTTGTTCAGAAGGTATATCATACTGATCCAAAAAACCCTTGATATAAGCCGTAGCCGGATAAGGTGTATTCAGCTGTGTCAGCGGTGGTGTCAGTAACAAAAACTTCGGTTGCGTCGTCATCTCCCTCAATATTCAATTTAATTCAAACACAAAAGTACGGAATTCAAGCTTTTTCCTATACCTAGATGTATAAATTCATGTAAATAGCTTGGCAAAAAAGCCCGAGATACAATAATTTATACTTTCTAACTTTTTAAATTAAAGTCTAGTAAAAATCATATTATGGAAAAACCATCTACCCGTCAAAAACTACCTAAGTGGCTCGTCAACATACAATACAATAGTTGGGAACCCGAATTGTTTATTTCTGGAGGAGCTATTTTCACCCTTCTTCAAATTCCACAATGGCTTAACCAACAAAGTATTCTGATTAAACAACAAACAGGTTTTATAGAATCTATATTGATTGCTCACTTCCTATTGGTAGCTATCAACGGACTTACTTTAGGTTTTGCCCTGCATATCATTATGCGTGGTTTCTGGATCGGGATGGTTTGCCTTAGCTACGTTTATCCACAAGGAGCTAACATCGCAAAAATGAAATTTGCAGAAAATTTTGAGAATCATTTAGAAAAAGAACCCGATATCGTAAGTTTTGTAGATCGACTCGAACAGATTTGTAGCCTTGTTTTTGCTTTCTCATTCATCTTCTTTTTGGTCATTATCGGAGCACTCGTTACAGCTATGGTTATTATTCCGCATAGTGCTTTAGAAGCTCAAATAGGTGCTCAACTTTTTATGGGTTTACGAGTACTATCGGGCTTTGGAATGCTTCTCGCATTTATTTATATGCTAGACTTCTTGACACTTGGCTGGATTAAAAAACAGAAACATTTGGCAAGATTGTATTATCCGATTTATATGGTATTCTCTATTTTGACTTTAGCTTTTGCGTACCGTTCGGCATACTACACATTTATCACCAATACGAAACCATATAAAGCCTACCTCACCTTCGCAGTATTTATCATTAGTTCTTTTTTAATGACAGCCGCTTTAAGTCCTGTGGCAAAAAAGGAAAATGAAGATCGTCTACTTCTCAGTTATTCTAATGGTTCAGAAGAATTGCACTTAGATTGTTATGAAAATTTACGAGATCATTCAGAACTGATTCAAAGAGCCACAATTCAGTCCGATATTATTGCTGAAGATTACATCAAACTCTTTGTTGTGCATCATAAAATCATGGAAAGGGCTATTGGAGAAAAATGGATTGCAGAAAATGTAGGAGAAACAATGGATAAAATTGAGTTTATGAAAAAGCTCTACGAAGTAACTCTAGATGGTAAACTTCAACAAAATATCAAATGGCGATTCTTTGAACACCCTCAAACACAAGAGCGAGGAATTATCGCATATATCCATATCAAAGATGTAGATGCTGGGGAGCATCGAATTAACGTCAATCTCTGTCAGCAGATAAAACTCGATCAAAAAATACTTGAAGACTATGGCATCAATATGGGAATGTATGCTGCTATACCCTTCTGGAGAGAATAAAGAGTCAATAAAAAATCCTATCAAAATCTGATGGGATTTTTTAGTTATAAATATCATCTCTTCTTAATCTTAGAAAAAGTATCTTTCACCCGTTTTAAAATTTACTTTTCGAAATCATGAAAATTGCATTCATTTCAGATATTCATGCCAATCTACCTGCTTTAGAAGCTGTATTAGCTGATATTGATCAAATACAAGCTGATTTTATTTTTTGCTTAGGCGACTTGATAGGCTACAATATTTGGCCTAATGAAGTTGTGGAAGAAATAAGAAAAAGACGTATCCCAACCATCATGGGAAATCATGATGAGGCACAGCTTTTTCCTTTTACACACGAAGACAAAAACTCAAACAGAGGGATTACAAGAGAAATGTTGAACGACGAAAATCATGCTTATTGCGTTCAACTTCCTCGACAACTGTTCTTCGATTTTCAAACCGAAGAAGGAAATGCGAGAATTCAATTGGTACATGGTAGCCCAAAAGCGATCAATGATTATTTCACGGTAGATTATCCTGAAGAAGAAGCTTTAAAATTTATGGAAGAAGCCAACTCACATATCATTTTATGCGGGCACACTCATAAACCCTATCATAGAATCATTACGGCTTCTGATCAAACGTTCAGACATGTCATCAATGTCGGTTCAGTAGGAAAACCTAAAGATGGAAACCCAAAAGCATGTTATGCTTTAATGGAGTTAAAATCAGAAATGTCATTGAGTGATAAAAACATGATTTCTATCGAGTTCAGAAGAGTGGCATATGATCATGAAAAAGCTGTACAAGCAGTGATGGATAGTCCTTTTCCTGAGGCTTATGCTGAAGCACTTAGAAATAGTAAATAAGTTTAATAGAAAAAAGGTTAGCATTCTTAAGAATACTAACCTTTTTTTGATAAGTAGTAAATCAGACTTTATAGCGTCCCTTCTTTAGACTCTGCTCCACATTCTGAGAATTTCACAGCATGTTTAGACAAATCTCTCCACTTTGGCGATGCGTATTCTGCAACAACAGCTTCACAGCTTCCCCACATTGGTTTAAACTCAGCACTGTAGTCTTTTTTCTTTAATCTAGTAGCAACATCGCTTTGCCCTACTACTTTTACATAATACGACTTTGCAATACCACCAGCTTTTATTGGTCCAACTCCGATAGATGCTGTCTCACCAGCCATTGGATCATGATAGATTTTTACGCTCTTTGAGAAAGTTGGGTTCAACAACTGAACCAACAAAGTCAATTGCTTTTTCTTTACTTGAACCTTCGAATTTTCGAAATAAGCATAATTCTTACCCAACAAATCTTGGTCTAGCTTGTCATCAGTCCATCTACGAGCATCATTCAAAAAATCAATCGCTTTGCCTAGTTTATCTAAACCACTTGGCGGTAAATACATGTGCTTTACCTGATCTGGCGTTAGTTTGTGTTTTTTCCCTTCCAAATCCACGATTTTGATTTCTTCAATCAAACCTTTCTTACGGTCTACGTCTTTAAGTGTTCCTTTGATTTCAGTACCATCAGCTAGAGTGATATAAGCTGTTTTTTTGTGTGAATACTGGAAAGTAGGTGTCAGTAGTTCTTGAGCAAATACGGGCGAAATAAAAATACAAAGTGCAAAAAGTGTTATTATTTTTTTCAACATAACTAAAGTAAAAATAAGTCAATGATTAATTATTTAACTTCAATTAAATTAAAGGTTTCCCGTTAAAACCACAAGCCAAATCATATAATCCCACAAAATAATAACAATTCATAAATCGCTATATTTCAATTTTTTATTAAAAAAAAAGAGAGCCTTAATAAATAAGACTCTCTTCTATAATTAGAATTCAGTAATAGATTCTATTCGTACATCAATTTTATATTTTCAGAATAAACTTGACCGTCTGAACTTACAGCTGATATTCTAGCTACATATAATCCTTTCGCCAATTTTGATGAAGGATACCAAGTTAGCTGATGATAACCGCTTTCAAATGATCCTTCTTTCACCTCAGAAACTTTTGCTCCATTCAGATTATAAATTTCGACTGACATTTCATAGTCTGAATTAGACTTTGGTAGATTCAACTCAAAAACAGTCTCCGTTCTGAATGGATTAGGGTACACATTACTTACTTCAAAGTTTTGAATACCTAACTGCTCATTTACTACAGAAGCTTTACCATATAGCACTTTAAAGTTTCTTTCCGTATGATCTGTTCCTAAACTGTATGAGCTATAGTCTTTCATATTTACGACTTTACCAGTTTTTACATCATGAAGCAGAAGTACATTTCCTCTTTCAATTTGGAATTCATTATCCCATTGAAGAACAACATTCTTCTCATCCAAACTGGTATTCACGACAAATTCCCAACTTCCTTCATTAGCATTTGGAATAATATCCTTAGCAATATTAGAAACCTCAAATTCATTTCTTTGGAAACTAGCTTCTGTAAAATCCATAAAGGTAGGTAAGCTAGTTTGGTCATTACGATCGCGTCCAAATTCTGCATCAGAGCTCATCCCGAAAGCTCCGATACTTTCCCAACCATTTCTTAAGTTTGAACTTAATGTAATAGACCAATTTTCTGAAGATAAATTCTTTGAAGATTGCGCTCTTACATTAGATTTTCTGAATGAAGACGGACTTTGGAATGGATATAAATGTAAAGTCACACTTGAACTAGAGGTATTTTCTATAAATACTCCTGAAAACTCATCTAGTGTGAATGAAGAAATTGACTGATCAATAAAACCATAGTCAAAGGTTTTTACTGAAAAACCTGCAACATTGTAAGCATCAATATTCTCATCAAAGAATAGCATGTCTCCAAGTGAAATAGGATATGGGAATGGATTTCCTACTAAATTCCAACCTGGCGATAAAGTAACTTCATGAGAGTTAAATTCTCCAGTTGTCCAATCGTATGCTCCCAAGTTTGAGTTTTGAGTATGATATTCTTCATAAGCTCGAGTTATTGGTTCCACACTCTTACTAATTATCCAATAAGCTTTACCTGGCTCTATCGTTGAATTTAGTGTCTTTTCACTCGTACTTGACCCCGTAAACTCAAATACTCTTAATTCTTCTTTAGAGTTTAAATCATAGAACTGATTCATTTCATCATCAGCAAAAAATGCTTCTACTACGGTCGGCTTATTACCACTCTCGTCAGCGTATGGTGTTGATACTAAACGATACGCTTGTTGGACAACACCCTCTTCATAATCTTCACTACTAGAAAAGAAGTTTGAAGCCAACGGGAAACCATTGTCTATAGCTTGGTAGTCTCCAGTTACCTCATGTTTAATAGTGAAACTTTCACCTTCTGGATAAGCTACAACATCTCCTGAATTCAACTCCAATAAATATCGATAACCTACTAATGATCCTACTCCTAGATTATAGCCATCCAGATAAAAACTTGAATTGCCCTCATCAAAATTCATAGGAATTACTTCTGAGACCTCAATATCAAAAGGATCTTCATTGGTATTAGGGACACCAAAAATATGGTAGTACTGTAGGTAAACATCTCGCACAAGCGATGGATTTACAAAGATCTCAAAA of Sediminitomix flava contains these proteins:
- a CDS encoding T9SS type A sorting domain-containing protein is translated as MLQKNIFWLCLIITFTSTITKAQTIAIDVNLNVNHKIGTSTDFERDKFITIHADIDDRDWYDAENFTDNLIDQFLNGYDVYMGRNTGGVQWIMNGVMREDPNRPGYADVTHIESEGLKRRNNYASNNTYHAYEHRNNKILCTQLHPFYPDGKKTNKGWAFSQTDTEEEPLGTASGEFYAHYINNFFGTGGNTGQPAPTYVEITNEPLWDLYNEIDNAFKFHRTVAQQIKKISPNTKIGGFCTAFPNLEEDNFQRWENRWKKFMDTSGDLMDSWAIHLYDFPAIGGKKKLRRGSNVEATFDMMEQYSTMLFGEVKPFLITEFGASSHDYKGTWSPYLDYLHNTAANALVMQFMERANNIGTAINYTMLKATWGSPSVDNVWSARLLRRKDEPVSLTGEWVYSDRVHFYQLWSDVKGTRVDAFQHNLDILTDAYVDGDKAYVIMNNLAWEDKNVKINLFEDAGLSINTLKKKHYRLDDTNASADKNGGKLETINYSSDIPETFIIGAEGTMILEYTFSGQIAITDTSQEIKHYAQEYYKPIKANTAEVFHINGVTIGTYGEAMLRLGLGRAHNKSLRPSIQFNGTDLEVPENFRGDEQVDRDTFFGVLEIPVPYELLESSNTVSVTFPDSDGHISSVAMQAYEFSKALGRSTEDQGGEDENITSTDGKLGKVNVYPNPADSYVIFDVSGEAEFSLQIFNLMGQKVLSDQAYSGKQIDTSGLKNGVYFYNIHLGDTVLKGTFVIS
- a CDS encoding cryptochrome/photolyase family protein; the protein is MSKAINLVFPHQLFQESPLLKNGNVIYLIEEFLFFRQYSFHKQKLAFHRASMKAYQSYLEKKGINIVYIEAHEKRSDIRVLLSELTDVSEIHILNPVDDWLEKRIQKCSQGKKIVFYDNPSFLNTEEELSAFFRADKKSFFQTTFYKQERKKRGILIDDTQNPVGGKWTYDQDNRKKYPKGKTPPAVEFPKTSELWKDAVNYIQKHFDNNLGKLTDSPLYPLTFQESQNWLKQFLATRFHEFGIYEDAIVKDESTLNHSILSPLINTGLILPQDIIEQSLAYAETNEIPLNSTEGFIRQIIGWREFIRGMYICKGVESRTKNYWGFSRKIPQSFYDATTGIAPIDHTIKKVLETGYCHHIERLMILGNFMLLCEFDPNEVYRWFMELFIDAYDWVMVPNVYGMSQFADGGLFATKPYIGGSNYIRKMSDYPKGDWEPIWDGLFWRFIHHHQEVFSKNQRMSMLYHSLLRMDEGKRAIHLQNAEAFLNSLDQ
- a CDS encoding B12-binding domain-containing radical SAM protein, with amino-acid sequence MTTQPKFLLLTPPLTQLNTPYPATAYIKGFLDQYDIPSEQGDLGIDLILRIFNREGLIQVFEEARQAEYLSEASLRVLALEEDYISTIDAVIAFLQNKNSTLAHSICNTDFLPQGSRFDQLQELDWAFGTMGIQDHARHLATLYIEDLGDLIKEAISPYFGFSRYAEKLGRSASSFDEMQEALEEPVSFLDLALLSILEEYIEEVEPDVVAFSVPFPGNLYGAFKCGQYLKQYYPDIKVIMGGGFPNTELRSLEDPRVFDYIDFITLDDGEGPLLQLTKYFKGEIEIDQLQRTFVRRDHAVEYINTSQGPHIPHTEVGVPNYEGLPLDSYLSIIEVVNPMHRLWSDGRWNKLTLAHGCYWKKCTFCDVTLDYISRYDAAPAEQLVDRIEGVIEQTGQTGFHFVDEAAPPLVLRDLALELIKRRVHITWWTNIRFEKTFTPDLCQLLAKSGCIAVSGGLEVASDRLLNKMKKGVSIEQVAQVNKGFTEAGIMVHAYLMYGFPTQTEQETIDSLEVVRQLFEHNIIQSGFWHRFSMTAHSPVGKNPEEYGVVRVGPEFEGFAENDLWHEDPEGCDHDMFTEGLNKAIFNYMHGLCLDWPVNEWFDFETEETTHPPFLIEEAISKPLKKDVSKIDHTVIFLGKMPEVEYFTLNRKGKKERKAHLYFADRQGGFEVKTSAKEAEWLLDHFEAFDIRSEESLKLQDLANSYLQHVHPDFNRFINGHLWQTLRKHGMLLIRL
- a CDS encoding metallophosphoesterase family protein, producing MKIAFISDIHANLPALEAVLADIDQIQADFIFCLGDLIGYNIWPNEVVEEIRKRRIPTIMGNHDEAQLFPFTHEDKNSNRGITREMLNDENHAYCVQLPRQLFFDFQTEEGNARIQLVHGSPKAINDYFTVDYPEEEALKFMEEANSHIILCGHTHKPYHRIITASDQTFRHVINVGSVGKPKDGNPKACYALMELKSEMSLSDKNMISIEFRRVAYDHEKAVQAVMDSPFPEAYAEALRNSK
- a CDS encoding YgdI/YgdR family lipoprotein, which produces MLKKIITLFALCIFISPVFAQELLTPTFQYSHKKTAYITLADGTEIKGTLKDVDRKKGLIEEIKIVDLEGKKHKLTPDQVKHMYLPPSGLDKLGKAIDFLNDARRWTDDKLDQDLLGKNYAYFENSKVQVKKKQLTLLVQLLNPTFSKSVKIYHDPMAGETASIGVGPIKAGGIAKSYYVKVVGQSDVATRLKKKDYSAEFKPMWGSCEAVVAEYASPKWRDLSKHAVKFSECGAESKEGTL